A window of Fragaria vesca subsp. vesca linkage group LG7, FraVesHawaii_1.0, whole genome shotgun sequence contains these coding sequences:
- the LOC101309105 gene encoding phenolic glucoside malonyltransferase 1-like yields MGQPSSVKLVEICRVAPKPGAQVDLLSLPLTYFDSLWLRFPPDSPRPVLSYVEGDAVSLTVAESTDADNFDHLSSNSVFVESRAYHPLVPQLESSHERAAAIALQITLFPGRGFAIGTAMHHAILDGKTSISFVKSWAHACSKQVENGVSDIGSDVSLPETLKPLYDRTVIHDWTGLGLESIYLNEWQNMDGPNNRSLKIWELKAPPDDSVRGIFEFTRANIQTLRQMVVEKVSDLHLSTFSLVCAYTWVCLVKAQEVEAGKTSYQAFSVDCRSRLDPPVPENYFGNCTRGVLAFAEAKELLGEDGLVVAVTAISEAIKGLDKNGVLKGADEVYVSKFKDYLGVDGVYSTAGSHRFQIYDTDFGWGTPTKVEVVSIDRTGAFSVSDSKNGGGGVEVGMVLKKHVMEAFASLFAKGFGKH; encoded by the exons ATGGGGCAACCAAGCTCGGTGAAACTGGTGGAGATTTGCAGGGTGGCTCCAAAACCAGGAGCACAAGTGGATCTGTTGTCCCTTCCTCTCACTTACTTTGACTCGCTCTGGCTAAGGTTCCCACCC GACTCCCCCAGACCCGTTCTCAGCTATGTCGAAGGCGACGCCGTTTCGCTCACAGTAGCCGAATCGACCGATGCTGATAATTTCGACCACCTTTCGAGCAACAGCGTCTTTGTCGAATCCAGAGCTTACCATCCACTTGTTCCCCAATTGGAGTCGTCTCACGAACGAGCTGCAGCCATTGCCTTGCAAATAACCCTATTTCCTGGCCGTGGCTTTGCCATCGGAACAGCCATGCACCATGCCATCCTTGACGGCAAAACATCAATCTCGTTTGTTAAGTCGTGGGCTCATGCATGCAGCAAACAAGTCGAAAATGGCGTGTCCGATATTGGATCAGATGTCTCGTTACCGGAGACGTTGAAGCCGTTATATGACAGAACGGTCATCCATGACTGGACTGGGCTCGGACTCGAATCCATCTACTTGAACGAATGGCAAAACATGGATGGCCCCAACAACAGAAGCCTAAAGATTTGGGAGTTGAAAGCTCCACCAGATGACTCAGTTCGAGGCATCTTTGAGTTCACACGCGCAAATATACAAACCCTAAGGCAGATGGTAGTAGAAAAAGTTTCTGATCTTCATTTGTCAACGTTTTCTCTAGTGTGTGCTTATACTTGGGTTTGTTTAGTCAAGGCACAAGAAGTAGAAGCCGGAAAAACTTCATATCAGGCATTTAGTGTGGACTGTAGGTCTCGCTTGGACCCTCCGGTACCTGAAAACTATTTCGGGAACTGCACGAGGGGTGTGCTGGCGTTTGCAGAAGCTAAGGAGTTATTGGGTGAAGATGGGTTGGTCGTGGCGGTCACAGCAATTAGTGAAGCTATAAAGGGTTTGGACAAGAATGGGGTTTTGAAGGGGGCCGACGAGGTTTACGTTTCGAAATTCAAGGACTATCTTGGGGTTGACGGAGTCTATTCTACTGCTGGTTCTCACCGATTTCAGATATATGATACCGACTTCGGATGGGGTACGCCGACGAAAGTTGAGGTGGTTTCTATAGATAGGACCGGAGCATTTTCAGTGTCGGATTCCAAGAATGGTGGTGGAGGTGTAGAGGTCGGGATGGTTCTGAAGAAACATGTTATGGAGGCTTTTGCTTCTCTATTTGCTAAAGGTTTTGGAAAACACTGA